The Chamaesiphon minutus PCC 6605 DNA window AAGCGAGAATGGTTGAGAATTCAGGGTTGGGGTGCGATCGAGCATACCATTATCCAAGCTTCAAAATCTGCATCCGAACAGACACCAGAACTAAATAACACAATATCTGGTATCGACCATATCGTCTTAAATGTTGCGGCTGGTGAATTAGAACCCGCAGTAAATTGGTATCGAGAGCTGTTTGGTTTTGAGGTACAGCAAACATTCGATATTCAGACCCATAAATCGGGACTGGCAAGTAAAGCTCTAATTAGTGATTGTGGCAAGATTAGATTTAATATTAACGAACCAAGTTCGACTAATTCGCAGATTCAAGACTTTTTAGATCTCAATCGTGGTTCTGGTATTCAACATATCGCTTTGCAAACTCACGATATCTTGACCTCGATCGATCTCATGCACCAGCAAGCAGTAAACTTTTTACCAATTCCGCAAACTTATTATACCAAGTTGCAAAGTAGGGCTAAAACAGAACAAAATCTATTATTAACCGATCGCGAGTGGCAACAACTCGAACAGCTCCAAATATTGATGGATTGGTCTACATCGACACCTGAAGAGATACTTTTGCAAATATTTACTCAACCGATCTTTGAGTCTCCAACCTTCTTCTTTGAAGTCATAGAGCGTCGCAATCGCGCCAAAGGATTCGGGCAAGGTAATTTTCAAGCCTTATTTGAAGCAATCGAGGAATACAATACAAACCAGGATTTAGAGGGTTTTCGGGATGTTCGGGATTAGGTTGTTTGTGGGATGCGAAAATGGTCATAATTTCTGACATGCACCAGTACCCTTAACCTAATCCTGTAAATCCTGATGCCGACAGTGGAGATAGCGAGTATTTCCGATCCGGCAATCTACTTCGCCCAAGCTTGATCCCAGCCAGCACCGCCAACTTCTAAACCAGCATTATGACTATTAGCCTCGATGATTCGATCGCCATTTAGAGTGCGTAGATCGATCGATAATAAACCCTTGAGTGTATCGCGACAACACATTACCAATCCCTGTTCTGTTGGCGTATTTACCATCGTTCCTGATAGATCTGTCGTACCGATTAGTTCGACTTGAAATTCGCTATTGCTAGCTTGAATTTTCCATGCGCCCCATGGTTGAATTTGCCAACTCATTTGCGAATTCCACGGTACGAATTCATAAAATTTGTCGCGATAATGAATGCCAATCATCCCGACTTCTTCTGTCGTCCATAGTACTTTGCGTCGTCCGCCGCCTGCGGTAATTGCCAAACCAACTGTCTCATCGAAACTATTGCAATTTACCCAGAACCATTTTTGCGGAAAAGAGCGACCCCAATTTTTTTCACTATAGGCTGGGGTATTAGTAAAATCATAGCGTTTGCCCTGCCACTCGATCCAACCTGTAGCCAAGCCATGCGCCATCAGAATTTGCCATCCCGGCTCGAAGATACTTATGTACGATAATAAGCCTGCGGTGGCTTGTTGGGGCTGCTGGGGCTGTCCCCAGCCATAAACGGGGACAGTATGATAACACCAGCGACAGTCTTGCAATGGTAAAGCTCCTTGATGGAGAGTTGCGGTGACTTGATAACCTTCGGTAATGTGACGATCGAATTCGGCAACTGATAATAATTGTGGTTGAATATCTAAATTATTACTCTTTCCCCAATGTCCCAAAGCCAGCTCATCTTTTGCTGCCCAAAATTTACCAGGATCTGGGAAAGAACACATCAAATGTCGTTCGTCAATCCCTAACATCTGCGCCGCACCACCACTGCGCTCGCTTTTACCTAAAGGATCTTCGATCGAGTACATAAACGCAAATGATTCTCTAATCTTCGGCAATGTTAACCGAAAATACCACCCTTCAAAAAAATCAGGATCGACACCATTCCAATGATAGCCATTATGCGGCACTTTCATAATTAATAGTTGATAGTTGATAGTTGATAGTTGATAGTTGATAGTTGATAGTTGGGAGTTGATAGTTGGGAGTTGATAGTTGGGAGTTGATAGTTGATAGTTGGGAGTTGATAGTTGGGAGTTGATAGTTGATAGTTGATGGTTGATAGTTGATAGTTGATGGTTGATAGTTGATGGTTGATAGTTAAATTTCACCATCCCCTATCCCCTATTCCCTATTCCCTATCCCCTAATTCACAAAGCAGGCGATCGGGAAAATTAAGTATTCCCAGAAGAATAGTTTCCAGATAAATTGATAGAAGTCTGCGATCGATTCTTTTTTGTCGAGATCGACATCTTGAGAACGCCACCAGAGTAGGCCGAGTAGAATAGTATGAGAAATAATCACAAACCAAGTATTAATGCTCGATGGTAACAAGATACCCGCTGAGATCGTGCCTAGATAGGCGATCGTAATTGCCCAGCGCGTAAAATTGAAAACTGTTAACTTACCTAAGACAATGGTGAAAGTTTCAATTTCATACTTCCGATCGCCTTCGAGATCGGGCACATCTTTAAATAATGCAATGGCAATTGTAAATACTAGAATAAATAGCGTTAATACCCAAATACTTGGCGGTATACTATCTGCACCTGTCAATAGTCGATCGAAA harbors:
- a CDS encoding tocopherol cyclase family protein, with product MVKFNYQPSTINHQLSTINHQLSTINSQLSTPNYQLSTPNYQLPTINSQLSTINYQLSTINYQLLIMKVPHNGYHWNGVDPDFFEGWYFRLTLPKIRESFAFMYSIEDPLGKSERSGGAAQMLGIDERHLMCSFPDPGKFWAAKDELALGHWGKSNNLDIQPQLLSVAEFDRHITEGYQVTATLHQGALPLQDCRWCYHTVPVYGWGQPQQPQQATAGLLSYISIFEPGWQILMAHGLATGWIEWQGKRYDFTNTPAYSEKNWGRSFPQKWFWVNCNSFDETVGLAITAGGGRRKVLWTTEEVGMIGIHYRDKFYEFVPWNSQMSWQIQPWGAWKIQASNSEFQVELIGTTDLSGTMVNTPTEQGLVMCCRDTLKGLLSIDLRTLNGDRIIEANSHNAGLEVGGAGWDQAWAK
- the hppD gene encoding 4-hydroxyphenylpyruvate dioxygenase codes for the protein MKRALEFDFMEIDCIHFCVVDATQTLDLLVDRMGLQNLSRCAREHTIEYLVGNTNLLFSIASPLNAASPVADYLKLHPSGVKDVSFRVGNLEEIRCKLSHLGIEIIDRSSEDDKREWLRIQGWGAIEHTIIQASKSASEQTPELNNTISGIDHIVLNVAAGELEPAVNWYRELFGFEVQQTFDIQTHKSGLASKALISDCGKIRFNINEPSSTNSQIQDFLDLNRGSGIQHIALQTHDILTSIDLMHQQAVNFLPIPQTYYTKLQSRAKTEQNLLLTDREWQQLEQLQILMDWSTSTPEEILLQIFTQPIFESPTFFFEVIERRNRAKGFGQGNFQALFEAIEEYNTNQDLEGFRDVRD